The following are from one region of the Stanieria cyanosphaera PCC 7437 genome:
- a CDS encoding Dps family protein: protein MPKLNIGLSEDERHGVIDLLNRDLADLYLLLIKTKKYHWDVIGPQFRTLHQLWEEHYEALTTNIDATAERVRALGGYPLGTAAGFLQHSSIKEHANDLPSATEMVDRLVQDHEQIIRNLREHIDQCSEKYHDEGTADFLTGMMEEHEEMAWMLRSFLEGEDLQPSGDRPGSETQPTVKA, encoded by the coding sequence ATGCCTAAACTAAATATTGGACTTAGCGAAGACGAACGTCATGGTGTCATCGACCTATTAAACCGTGATCTAGCAGATCTATATTTACTGTTGATTAAAACCAAAAAGTATCATTGGGATGTAATTGGTCCTCAGTTTCGTACTCTCCATCAGTTATGGGAAGAACATTACGAAGCCTTAACTACCAACATTGACGCAACAGCAGAAAGAGTTCGTGCTTTGGGAGGATATCCTTTAGGAACAGCAGCAGGTTTTCTTCAACATAGTTCTATCAAAGAACACGCCAACGATTTACCTTCCGCAACAGAAATGGTTGATCGTCTGGTACAAGACCACGAACAAATTATTCGTAACCTTAGAGAACATATTGACCAGTGTTCAGAAAAATATCATGACGAAGGAACAGCAGACTTCCTCACTGGCATGATGGAAGAACACGAAGAAATGGCTTGGATGCTACGTTCTTTCCTAGAAGGTGAAGATCTACAACCCAGTGGCGATCGCCCTGGTTCAGAAACTCAACCTACTGTTAAAGCATAG
- a CDS encoding ChaB family protein produces the protein MAETYQAERTISAVLKEESQVDNVVRRLLDRGVPQDHISVMGQNFQSQTRIAGFVTKKDVIFGGLRSGAIFGSLFGSLLSLLTGVGVLFIPFIGSVVAAGPISAVLLGAATGALAGSAGAGLASALATLGMPEDKATVYETRLKAGEFLVMAEVPADRSGEYQLLIESAGGEEINVSETTLPRACSGRCDSPESLSPEVRTHLSSEAQQDFITRYNQVFDETNNPMQAEQSAWESIKEKYDEDDNGVWSKTKVNA, from the coding sequence ATGGCGGAAACCTATCAAGCAGAACGCACAATTAGCGCAGTTTTAAAAGAAGAAAGTCAGGTAGACAACGTAGTTAGACGCTTATTAGATCGTGGTGTACCTCAAGACCACATCTCTGTTATGGGACAAAATTTTCAATCCCAGACTCGTATTGCTGGTTTTGTGACCAAAAAAGATGTAATTTTTGGCGGTTTACGTTCTGGCGCAATCTTTGGCTCTCTGTTTGGTTCTCTTCTTAGTTTGCTTACTGGCGTGGGTGTATTATTTATTCCCTTTATTGGTTCAGTAGTGGCAGCAGGTCCAATTAGTGCGGTACTCTTAGGTGCAGCTACGGGTGCTTTAGCTGGTAGTGCAGGTGCTGGTTTAGCTTCAGCTTTAGCTACTCTCGGTATGCCAGAAGACAAAGCAACTGTATATGAAACTCGTCTCAAAGCAGGAGAATTTCTTGTCATGGCAGAAGTTCCTGCTGACCGTTCTGGCGAATATCAATTATTGATTGAAAGTGCAGGCGGTGAAGAAATTAACGTTAGCGAAACTACTTTACCCCGTGCTTGTTCAGGTCGTTGTGACAGTCCTGAAAGCTTATCACCAGAAGTTCGTACTCACCTATCTTCAGAAGCTCAACAAGATTTTATCACTCGTTATAACCAAGTTTTTGATGAAACCAACAATCCCATGCAAGCAGAACAATCAGCTTGGGAAAGCATTAAAGAAAAATATGATGAAGATGACAACGGAGTCTGGTCTAAAACAAAAGTAAATGCCTAA
- the rd gene encoding rubredoxin: MQKYQCTACQYIYDPEQGDPDSGIEPGTAFEDIPDDWYCPQCGVDKSMFEPID, translated from the coding sequence ATGCAAAAATACCAGTGTACGGCTTGTCAATATATTTACGACCCCGAACAAGGTGACCCTGATTCTGGGATTGAACCTGGTACTGCTTTTGAAGATATTCCAGATGATTGGTATTGTCCCCAATGTGGCGTAGATAAATCTATGTTTGAACCTATTGATTAA
- a CDS encoding CsbD family protein gives MSIEDRAKATAKNIEGKAQEIIGNVTGDPKDQAEGKAKQGEAQARHSVEDAKDQVKKAID, from the coding sequence ATGAGTATTGAAGATAGAGCAAAAGCTACTGCTAAAAACATTGAAGGTAAAGCTCAAGAGATTATTGGTAACGTGACAGGTGATCCTAAAGACCAAGCTGAAGGTAAAGCTAAACAAGGTGAAGCCCAAGCTCGTCATTCTGTAGAAGATGCTAAAGATCAAGTTAAAAAAGCAATTGACTAA
- a CDS encoding CsbD family protein — protein sequence MSIEDRAKATAKNIEGKAQEIIGNVTGDPKDQAEGKAKQGEAQVRHSVEDAKDDLKKAVD from the coding sequence ATGAGTATTGAAGATAGAGCAAAAGCTACTGCTAAAAACATTGAAGGTAAAGCTCAAGAGATTATTGGTAACGTGACAGGTGATCCCAAAGACCAAGCTGAAGGTAAAGCCAAACAAGGTGAAGCTCAAGTTCGTCATTCTGTAGAAGATGCTAAAGATGACCTCAAAAAAGCTGTCGACTAA
- a CDS encoding CsbD family protein codes for MSTENRVEATLKNIEGKAQEMLGEITGNPQDKSEGKAKQAEAQVRHMVENAKDDLKKAIG; via the coding sequence ATGAGTACAGAAAATCGAGTAGAAGCTACCCTAAAAAATATTGAAGGTAAAGCTCAAGAAATGCTCGGCGAAATTACTGGAAATCCTCAAGATAAATCTGAGGGTAAAGCTAAACAGGCTGAAGCTCAGGTTCGTCACATGGTTGAAAATGCCAAAGATGACCTCAAAAAAGCAATTGGTTAA
- the chlP gene encoding geranylgeranyl reductase — protein MTLRVAVVGSGPAGSSAAEILAKAGIETYLFERKLDNAKPCGGAIPLCMVSEFDLPPEIIDRRVRKMKMISPSNIEVNIGQTLKDDEYIGMCRREVLDGFMRDRAAKLGANLINGTVYQLDIPNNDKDPYTIHYADHSNGDAKGVMKTLKADLVIGADGANSRIAKAIDAGDYNYAIAFQERIRLPEDKMAYYEDLAEMYVGDDVSPDFYAWVFPKYDHVAVGTGTMKVNKAIIKDLQAGIRTRAARKLEGGEIIKVEAHPIPEHPRPRRVVGRVALVGDAAGTVTKSSGEGIYFAAKSARMCAEVIVEASNQGQRIPTEADLKVYLKRWDKKYGMTYLVLDILQRVFYRTDATREAFVEMCADVDVQKLTFDSYLYKTVVPANPLKQMKITAKTLGSLLRGNALAP, from the coding sequence TTGACATTAAGGGTTGCAGTTGTTGGTTCGGGTCCGGCTGGTTCTTCTGCCGCCGAAATTTTAGCAAAAGCAGGTATTGAAACTTATTTATTTGAAAGAAAATTAGATAACGCTAAACCTTGCGGTGGTGCAATTCCTCTCTGTATGGTTAGCGAATTTGACCTACCTCCAGAAATTATCGATCGCCGTGTGCGAAAGATGAAAATGATTTCGCCATCTAATATTGAAGTTAATATTGGTCAAACACTCAAAGATGACGAATACATTGGTATGTGTCGTCGGGAAGTTCTCGATGGCTTTATGCGCGATCGCGCTGCGAAATTAGGTGCAAATTTAATCAACGGTACTGTTTATCAATTAGATATACCAAACAACGATAAAGATCCTTATACAATTCACTATGCCGACCATTCTAATGGTGATGCTAAAGGAGTGATGAAAACTCTCAAGGCAGATCTTGTAATTGGTGCTGATGGAGCGAATTCTCGCATTGCTAAAGCCATTGATGCAGGAGATTACAATTACGCGATCGCTTTCCAAGAACGAATTCGGCTGCCAGAAGATAAAATGGCATATTACGAAGATTTGGCAGAAATGTACGTCGGTGATGATGTGTCGCCCGATTTCTACGCTTGGGTGTTCCCTAAATACGACCACGTAGCGGTAGGTACGGGAACTATGAAGGTTAACAAAGCCATTATTAAAGATCTTCAAGCAGGAATTCGCACTCGTGCAGCACGCAAACTTGAAGGTGGAGAAATTATTAAAGTAGAAGCACACCCCATCCCCGAACATCCTCGTCCTCGTCGTGTGGTTGGTCGTGTAGCTTTAGTAGGAGACGCTGCGGGTACAGTAACTAAGTCTTCTGGTGAAGGTATTTATTTCGCTGCCAAGTCCGCCAGAATGTGTGCAGAAGTTATTGTTGAAGCTTCTAATCAAGGACAGCGTATTCCCACCGAAGCTGATCTCAAAGTTTATCTCAAACGTTGGGATAAGAAGTACGGTATGACTTATTTGGTGTTAGATATTCTTCAAAGAGTTTTCTACCGCACTGACGCTACTCGCGAAGCCTTTGTAGAAATGTGTGCGGATGTCGATGTCCAGAAGTTAACTTTTGATAGTTATCTCTACAAAACCGTAGTTCCTGCTAATCCACTCAAACAAATGAAGATTACCGCAAAAACTCTTGGTAGTTTGTTAAGAGGTAATGCCTTAGCTCCTTAG
- a CDS encoding chemotaxis protein CheB → MNNHHIITIGTSAGGIRALKTLVSQLPKDFPASIHIVQHLPSESRSNLPQILNKAGQLPVAFAKDGELIESGRIYLAPPDFHMTLEKNYIRVIRGPRENRVRPAVDPLFRSAAVTYKSYVTGVILTGMLDDGTAGLQAIKTCGGMAIVQDPDEAEFNSMPKSAIANVEVDWVVPLSGIANILIERVRQTPPMITEIPENLRIEASITKNGITEPEIMDRIGQPVFSSCPSCGGRLWQIGHNSPLRYRCHTGHAFTSSTLLTEQNEATEKALWIALRTLEERGRLLENMSKQYAQKGSNNLANIHQARSQEAFEHAMLIRNLIYNLKDISVFSTEEKPKQETS, encoded by the coding sequence TTGAACAATCATCATATTATTACCATTGGTACATCGGCTGGGGGGATACGAGCCTTAAAAACTCTGGTAAGTCAGTTACCAAAAGATTTTCCAGCTTCAATACATATTGTGCAGCATCTTCCCAGCGAATCTCGTAGCAATTTGCCTCAAATTTTAAACAAAGCTGGTCAACTTCCCGTTGCCTTTGCGAAAGATGGAGAACTGATTGAGTCTGGTCGTATTTATTTAGCACCTCCTGATTTTCACATGACGTTAGAAAAAAACTATATCAGAGTGATCCGTGGTCCTCGCGAGAATCGAGTGCGACCTGCTGTTGATCCACTTTTTCGCTCGGCTGCCGTAACTTATAAATCCTATGTAACGGGTGTGATTCTGACGGGAATGTTAGATGATGGTACTGCTGGACTACAAGCGATTAAAACTTGTGGCGGAATGGCAATTGTCCAAGACCCAGATGAAGCAGAATTTAATAGTATGCCCAAAAGTGCGATCGCTAATGTCGAAGTAGATTGGGTTGTTCCTTTAAGCGGTATAGCTAATATTTTGATTGAACGAGTTCGCCAAACTCCACCTATGATCACAGAAATTCCTGAAAATTTGCGGATAGAAGCCTCAATTACGAAAAATGGCATCACCGAACCAGAAATTATGGATCGAATTGGTCAACCTGTTTTCTCAAGTTGTCCTAGTTGCGGAGGTCGTTTATGGCAAATTGGTCACAATTCGCCTCTGCGTTATCGGTGTCATACTGGTCATGCTTTTACAAGCAGTACTTTACTTACAGAACAGAATGAAGCAACTGAAAAGGCACTTTGGATCGCACTGCGAACTTTAGAAGAACGAGGTCGTCTCTTAGAAAATATGAGCAAGCAATATGCTCAAAAAGGTTCTAACAACCTAGCAAATATCCATCAAGCACGTTCTCAAGAAGCATTTGAACACGCTATGCTTATCCGTAATTTAATTTACAATCTCAAAGATATTTCAGTATTTTCTACCGAAGAGAAACCTAAACAAGAAACTTCGTGA
- a CDS encoding ATP-dependent helicase produces the protein MSLDSDRLASTVANLPSTDLEHSAWLKLKLQQLRNSLRPGQENLANWNGGLMAVSAVPGAGKSHSLAVAAAIAIAKHQLHSRKQLVIVTYTRSAAASIKTKIRNLLKELYLPPGGFIVQTLHGLALNIANSQRELSGLNLDRVTIVVPTVGHRVIKGAVDKWIAENPRRYAMLIEGIQFDGEETERLRRQSVLRTEILPNLAYTVVREAKSSGLLPEDLQKFSQLTTDEYGILEIAAGLYQQYQQLMRSRNLIDYDDMILAALRVLKYEPMRQLWQNQVFAVFEDEAQDSSPLQAQLISILAENDLDPDLPANLVRVGDPNQAINSTFTPADPIYFNWFCRHCEQQGNFATMNQAGRSSEIIIKAANFALQWMNRQENKQNNLDLPFRLQNIATVSQNDPQPEANPEPEGKGLEIYQPDDIYHTVTLIGERVKKLLEGNQERNAAILVRENRQGRFLAEQLAYLQREHQIRVYEVGEVDRHCQIPEEILKLLQFIYRPHSPDNLKAALEVIEQRGLIATQDLNALATFPEQFLYPTPLQPQAKPHIEQVRRYCCNILRARIELPHYQLIPFLGMTLKYTGSELATVQKLSERVNQQITGHSSLPNTIRALEEIVSSEKFEAVEEDHDDQYTRSGQLTIITMHKAKGLDWDYVFIPFLHEDILPGQPWIPTSGRFLGNYTLAEVARAQIRAIVHNQYQGEIESLLIPQPLEAWREAGKLKQAEEFRLLYVAMTRAKRLLWMSAAAIGPFRWNTFRGDKPTNLQTKKPCPILPTLARQFPESVMK, from the coding sequence ATGTCATTGGATTCGGATCGTCTTGCTTCTACTGTTGCTAATTTACCCTCAACTGATTTAGAACACTCTGCTTGGCTAAAATTAAAATTACAGCAACTACGAAACAGTTTACGCCCAGGACAAGAAAATCTAGCTAATTGGAATGGTGGGTTAATGGCTGTTTCTGCCGTACCTGGTGCAGGAAAGTCTCATAGTTTAGCCGTAGCAGCAGCGATCGCAATAGCTAAACATCAACTACATAGTCGTAAGCAATTAGTTATTGTAACTTATACTCGTTCAGCAGCAGCTAGTATCAAAACGAAGATCCGTAATCTTTTAAAAGAGTTGTATCTACCGCCTGGTGGTTTTATAGTTCAGACTCTTCACGGTTTAGCTTTAAATATTGCTAATTCTCAACGAGAGTTATCAGGACTAAACTTGGATCGAGTTACCATTGTTGTACCTACGGTTGGTCATCGAGTAATTAAGGGTGCAGTAGATAAATGGATTGCCGAAAATCCTCGTCGTTACGCAATGCTGATCGAAGGAATTCAGTTTGATGGCGAAGAAACGGAAAGATTACGCCGACAATCTGTATTAAGAACTGAAATTTTGCCTAATTTAGCTTATACAGTTGTAAGAGAAGCCAAAAGTTCTGGTTTATTACCAGAAGACTTACAAAAATTTAGCCAACTTACTACAGATGAATACGGTATTTTAGAGATTGCAGCAGGATTGTATCAACAATACCAACAACTAATGCGATCGCGTAATTTAATTGATTACGATGACATGATTCTGGCTGCTTTACGGGTATTGAAGTATGAACCAATGCGTCAATTGTGGCAAAATCAAGTTTTTGCGGTGTTTGAAGATGAAGCGCAAGATTCTAGCCCTCTGCAAGCTCAATTAATCTCAATTTTGGCTGAAAATGATCTTGATCCCGATTTACCTGCTAATTTAGTACGAGTGGGCGATCCTAACCAAGCAATTAATTCTACTTTTACTCCCGCAGATCCGATTTATTTCAATTGGTTTTGTCGTCATTGTGAACAACAAGGCAACTTTGCCACTATGAATCAGGCGGGAAGAAGTAGTGAGATTATTATTAAAGCAGCTAATTTCGCGTTGCAGTGGATGAATCGGCAGGAGAACAAGCAAAATAATTTAGATTTGCCTTTTCGTTTACAAAATATCGCTACTGTATCTCAAAATGATCCTCAACCAGAAGCTAATCCCGAACCTGAAGGAAAAGGGTTAGAAATTTATCAACCCGATGATATTTATCATACTGTTACCTTGATTGGGGAACGAGTCAAAAAATTACTAGAAGGAAATCAAGAAAGAAACGCTGCTATTTTAGTTAGGGAAAATCGTCAAGGACGTTTCCTCGCCGAACAACTCGCTTATTTACAAAGAGAACACCAAATTAGAGTTTATGAAGTAGGGGAAGTAGATAGACATTGCCAAATTCCCGAAGAAATTCTCAAACTTTTACAATTTATTTATCGTCCCCATTCACCAGATAACCTCAAAGCAGCTTTAGAAGTAATCGAACAAAGAGGTTTAATTGCTACTCAAGACTTAAACGCCTTAGCAACCTTTCCCGAACAATTTCTCTATCCGACTCCTCTGCAACCCCAAGCTAAACCTCACATCGAACAAGTCCGTCGTTACTGCTGCAATATCTTACGCGCCCGTATTGAATTACCTCATTATCAATTAATTCCTTTTTTAGGGATGACTTTAAAATATACTGGTTCAGAATTAGCTACAGTACAAAAATTATCCGAACGAGTCAATCAACAAATTACTGGACATAGTTCCCTGCCGAATACTATTCGCGCTTTGGAAGAAATAGTTAGTTCCGAAAAATTTGAAGCAGTTGAAGAAGATCACGACGACCAATATACTCGTTCAGGACAACTTACTATTATTACTATGCACAAAGCCAAAGGTTTAGATTGGGATTATGTCTTTATTCCTTTTTTACACGAAGATATTTTGCCTGGTCAACCTTGGATTCCAACTTCAGGTAGATTTCTCGGTAACTATACCTTAGCAGAAGTTGCTCGCGCTCAAATAAGAGCGATCGTTCACAACCAATATCAAGGAGAAATTGAATCACTTTTGATTCCTCAACCCCTAGAAGCTTGGCGAGAAGCAGGAAAATTGAAACAAGCTGAAGAATTTCGTTTGTTGTACGTCGCCATGACTAGGGCAAAACGTTTACTATGGATGTCCGCAGCAGCAATTGGCCCTTTTCGTTGGAATACTTTTCGCGGAGATAAACCAACCAATTTACAAACTAAAAAACCCTGTCCTATTTTACCTACTTTAGCGCGTCAGTTTCCTGAATCAGTTATGAAGTAA
- a CDS encoding type II toxin-antitoxin system Phd/YefM family antitoxin, with amino-acid sequence MLDISRDIQSLSNFKRNTYSAIAQMKQTGEPIILTVNGKAEVVVQDAKSYQQLLEKIEKLEAVAGIKQGLAEIKSGKTRPVAEFMQEMQQKHGISS; translated from the coding sequence ATGCTCGATATTAGTAGGGATATTCAATCTCTTTCCAACTTCAAACGCAATACCTATAGTGCGATCGCGCAAATGAAACAAACGGGAGAGCCTATAATTTTAACAGTGAATGGCAAAGCTGAAGTGGTAGTGCAGGATGCTAAATCTTATCAGCAGCTTTTAGAAAAAATTGAGAAACTAGAAGCAGTCGCAGGTATTAAACAAGGATTAGCAGAGATCAAATCAGGAAAAACTCGTCCTGTAGCTGAATTTATGCAAGAAATGCAGCAAAAACATGGCATTTCAAGTTAG
- a CDS encoding N-acetylmuramoyl-L-alanine amidase → MKKLLGLAVTIALIGSTIIFSLAAQAQPSLYLAYPPPNHETIADKIFLIGTASSQEEVLINGKSIARSKAGHFAPSFPLKIGDNVFEIRHQNEKLNIKVKRISTEPEFESKVAFAKNSLTPATNITRLPNELICFSAISPPNAEVKVKIEDQTIPLSLQTDLVELPANSAIFTNNQPTTKATTKTNQYQGCTSFTEIGNLGQPEFELSLLGETITQTAPGEIEIISPTELQVVEITAETGVTRTGPSTNYSRLTPLPKGVKASVTGTEGEWLRLDYGAWIKAEETKPIATNVPSTSLIRSIASRQLPGITEIVFPLQIAVPFSVKQGERTFTLTLYNTTAQTDTIRLDEDPVIKRLDWQQVTPTQIDYTFHLNNEQQWGYEVRYQGTSLVLSLRHPPQLSLQRNVPLIGVKILLDPGHGGKESGAKGPTGYPEKDINLLISTSLAKQLERLGATVDLTRTKDIDLALEDRVKMIDRSKPAIALSIHYNALPDDGDAMNTKGISTFWYHSQAHSLAVFLQNYLVNQLNRPSHGVYWNNLALTRPHTAPAVLLELGFMINPDEFEWITNPTEQTKLVNAIASGITEWFTSVENCCYRLDCKSNSESKSHSVFGA, encoded by the coding sequence ATGAAAAAATTACTTGGATTAGCTGTAACTATTGCGCTCATAGGAAGTACTATTATCTTTTCTCTAGCTGCACAAGCACAACCATCTCTTTATCTTGCTTATCCGCCACCAAATCATGAAACTATTGCTGACAAGATTTTTTTAATTGGTACTGCATCGAGTCAAGAAGAAGTGTTGATTAATGGGAAATCAATTGCTAGAAGTAAAGCGGGACATTTTGCTCCTAGTTTTCCTCTCAAAATTGGCGATAATGTGTTTGAGATTCGCCATCAGAATGAAAAATTAAACATAAAAGTAAAAAGAATTTCTACTGAACCAGAATTTGAGAGTAAAGTTGCTTTTGCTAAAAATTCTTTAACTCCTGCCACAAATATCACTAGATTACCAAACGAATTAATTTGTTTTAGTGCGATTTCGCCTCCTAATGCCGAAGTTAAGGTCAAGATTGAAGATCAAACCATTCCTTTATCTCTGCAAACTGACTTAGTTGAGTTACCAGCTAATTCGGCTATTTTTACTAACAATCAACCAACTACTAAAGCTACCACTAAAACTAATCAATACCAAGGATGTACTAGCTTTACAGAAATAGGTAATTTGGGACAACCTGAATTTGAATTGAGTTTATTAGGAGAAACAATTACCCAAACAGCACCAGGTGAAATTGAAATTATTTCTCCTACAGAGTTACAAGTAGTTGAAATAACAGCAGAAACAGGTGTAACTAGAACCGGCCCCTCAACAAATTATTCGCGTCTGACTCCCTTGCCTAAAGGAGTTAAAGCTAGTGTCACTGGTACAGAAGGAGAATGGTTGCGTTTAGATTATGGTGCTTGGATTAAAGCAGAAGAAACCAAACCGATTGCTACGAATGTCCCTTCTACTTCGCTGATTCGCAGTATTGCTTCTCGACAGTTACCAGGTATTACTGAAATAGTTTTTCCTTTACAAATAGCTGTACCTTTTAGTGTCAAACAAGGAGAAAGAACTTTTACTTTAACTCTTTACAATACTACTGCTCAGACCGATACTATTCGCCTTGATGAAGATCCTGTAATCAAACGTTTGGATTGGCAACAAGTAACACCCACCCAAATTGACTATACATTTCATCTCAACAACGAACAACAATGGGGTTATGAAGTTCGTTATCAAGGAACAAGTTTGGTTTTATCTCTGCGTCATCCGCCTCAACTAAGTCTGCAAAGAAATGTTCCTCTCATAGGAGTTAAAATCTTACTCGATCCTGGACATGGAGGTAAAGAATCGGGTGCTAAAGGACCAACTGGTTATCCTGAAAAAGATATTAATTTATTGATTTCTACCTCCCTTGCTAAACAACTAGAAAGATTAGGGGCAACAGTTGATTTAACGAGAACAAAAGATATCGATTTAGCATTAGAAGATCGAGTTAAAATGATTGATCGCAGTAAACCAGCGATCGCTTTATCGATTCATTACAATGCTTTACCAGATGATGGGGATGCCATGAATACGAAAGGAATTAGTACCTTTTGGTATCATTCTCAAGCTCATAGTTTGGCAGTATTTTTACAAAATTATTTAGTCAATCAATTAAACCGTCCTTCTCATGGAGTTTATTGGAATAATCTAGCATTGACTCGTCCTCATACTGCACCAGCGGTTTTATTAGAATTAGGCTTTATGATTAATCCTGATGAATTTGAATGGATTACTAATCCTACCGAACAAACCAAATTAGTAAATGCGATCGCGTCTGGAATTACTGAGTGGTTTACCTCGGTTGAGAATTGCTGTTATAGATTAGATTGTAAGAGCAATTCCGAGTCTAAGAGCCATTCTGTTTTTGGAGCATGA
- a CDS encoding carbohydrate-binding protein — protein sequence MDIQSGIDFGTNTVTGIDTNVEPLLQQSSFNEMSQMITNGARIEAESFSSYYDLDPLNQGNQYRYDEGVDIEQTTDEGGGYNVGWLENGEWLEYTTNVTEGTYDIKVRVASAIEDPGSLQVKLGDELLGTVDITGTGGWQNWQTLTIEDVQLAGSQEQSLRLEVKDGGLFNINWLEFESVGNSGKQSSFNEMSQMINNGARIEAESFSSYYDLDPLNQGNQYRYDEGVDIEQTKDEGGGYNVGWLENGEWLEYTTNVTEGTYDIKVRVASAIEDPGSLQVKLGNELLGTVDVTGTGGWQNWQTLKIEGIQIPAGQEQLLRLEVKDGGLFNINWLEFESVDNSANVDRNHNHNHDHSQDECHLQVDGRFLYDANGEKVIMRGIESVVRYGQYQGSGEWNDPYENGSLIDGNGDNVAEIAKTGANAIRLIGGRPEEFERAIEKAIENNLWVSIGHVDFRDTKVMEIIKKYECYVTLHAQGEVVHEDENKWREDSIKAIQEIRELGYEAPIEITAGFYGQRFEMILNQGQAIFDADPLKNVVFVTQAYSEIENRGGMSANLDKLKNFPVPVFVGASNFGLGLENGYGNNSNTYKQVWEGTQTRDLSSFYWVWSDAGYGDVISSNRKFDGLTSVGKYLVYDSPANLSSHAPKTEWLLDSELLLQSNL from the coding sequence ACGCATTGAAGCAGAGTCATTTAGCTCCTATTATGACCTCGATCCATTAAATCAAGGTAATCAATATCGCTATGACGAAGGTGTAGACATCGAACAGACTACGGATGAAGGTGGTGGCTACAATGTTGGCTGGCTCGAAAATGGAGAATGGCTAGAATACACTACCAACGTAACTGAAGGTACATACGACATCAAAGTCAGGGTAGCTTCAGCAATAGAAGACCCTGGTTCACTTCAGGTCAAACTGGGCGATGAGCTACTGGGAACTGTTGATATCACGGGAACTGGTGGCTGGCAAAACTGGCAGACTTTAACGATTGAAGATGTTCAGCTAGCTGGTAGTCAAGAGCAATCGTTGCGACTAGAAGTTAAAGATGGGGGACTGTTTAACATCAACTGGCTTGAATTTGAGTCCGTTGGTAACTCTGGCAAACAGTCATCTTTCAACGAGATGTCACAAATGATTAACAATGGCGCACGCATTGAAGCAGAGTCATTTAGCTCCTATTATGACCTCGATCCATTAAATCAAGGTAATCAGTATCGCTATGACGAAGGTGTAGACATCGAACAGACTAAGGATGAAGGTGGTGGCTACAATGTTGGCTGGCTCGAAAATGGAGAATGGCTAGAATACACTACCAACGTAACTGAAGGTACATACGACATCAAAGTTAGGGTAGCTTCAGCAATAGAAGACCCTGGTTCACTTCAGGTCAAACTGGGTAATGAACTACTGGGGACTGTTGATGTTACGGGAACTGGTGGCTGGCAAAACTGGCAGACTTTAAAAATCGAAGGAATTCAAATTCCTGCTGGTCAAGAGCAACTTTTAAGACTAGAAGTCAAAGATGGGGGACTGTTTAACATCAACTGGCTTGAATTTGAGTCCGTTGATAACTCTGCCAATGTTGATCGCAATCACAATCACAATCACGATCACTCTCAAGATGAATGTCATCTCCAAGTAGATGGAAGATTTCTCTACGATGCAAATGGAGAAAAGGTAATCATGAGAGGAATTGAAAGTGTCGTTCGATATGGTCAGTATCAAGGATCGGGGGAGTGGAATGATCCTTATGAAAATGGTTCGCTAATTGATGGCAATGGGGATAATGTTGCAGAGATCGCTAAAACAGGAGCGAACGCCATTCGCTTGATAGGAGGACGACCCGAAGAGTTTGAGCGTGCAATTGAAAAGGCAATCGAAAATAATCTTTGGGTCTCAATAGGACACGTTGATTTCAGAGATACAAAGGTTATGGAGATCATCAAGAAGTACGAGTGTTACGTGACACTTCACGCTCAGGGTGAAGTAGTTCATGAAGATGAGAACAAGTGGAGGGAAGACTCTATTAAAGCAATCCAGGAAATTAGAGAACTTGGATATGAAGCCCCAATTGAAATCACTGCTGGTTTTTATGGACAGAGATTTGAAATGATTCTCAATCAAGGTCAGGCAATTTTTGATGCCGATCCTTTGAAAAATGTGGTTTTCGTAACACAAGCATATTCAGAGATTGAGAACAGAGGAGGAATGTCCGCTAATCTTGATAAGCTTAAAAACTTTCCTGTACCTGTTTTCGTCGGAGCGTCTAACTTCGGTTTAGGGCTGGAGAACGGCTACGGTAATAATTCTAATACCTATAAGCAAGTATGGGAAGGAACTCAGACAAGAGATCTCAGCAGCTTTTATTGGGTATGGTCAGATGCTGGATATGGTGATGTAATCAGTTCCAATCGAAAATTTGATGGTCTTACTTCTGTAGGTAAATATTTAGTCTACGATAGCCCTGCAAACTTAAGCTCTCATGCTCCAAAAACAGAATGGCTCTTAGACTCGGAATTGCTCTTACAATCTAATCTATAA